GGTCTTTGCAGTAGATTTACGCGTGCAATTGCTCCCTGAGTTTATCTAATAAGTAAGGCTTTAATTTTTGTGACAAATTATATCATGTCCGGATGAACACTTGTAAAAAAACGAAGAACCTCACCCCAACCCTCTCCTTGCTAAGGAGAGGGTGCTGAAGGCGGGTGAGGTAATGCAGAAATTAGTAAGTAATTAGCCGAACTTGATATTAGTCCTTTATCCTTAATCATTTTTCGTTAGTTTTGTAATTGCACCTTACAAATAGTGCAAAATAAATCTGTACTGTAGATGCATAAAATTGCACATTTCTACAACCTGCCAGTGTCAGGGTTAGTCAATTAATGACCTTCAGGACATGGTAAAGTTCCTATTAGGTCTGTTGATTATGACTTTGCGTAAATATCCGCATAATACAAAGTAGTGGCTCTTCTACCTACTTTCACTATGAGCTTAAAGGGTAGTTTAGGGATTTGAACTGACGTACCCAATCAAACCAAACTTCCAAGCCTTCACCTGTTTTTGCAGACACAGGAATAATTGTGACATCGGGATTCATCTGACGGACATTAGCTGCAATGCAGCTAATATCGATATCCAAATAAGGAGCCAAATCTATTTTGGTAATCAGCAGACAATCTGCTTCTTGAAACATAATTGGATATTTCAGAGGTTTATCTTCACCTTCAGTCACACTCAACAAAGCAACTTTGGCATGTTCTCCAACTTCAAATTCAGCAGGACAGACTAAATTACCAACATTTTCCACCAGCACCAAATCAAAATCATCCGGATTGTATTCATGTTGGAGTCGATGAATTCCACCTGCCACCATTTTGGAATCTAAATGACAAGAACGACCTGTATTAATTGCTATCACTGGCACACCGTATTTTCGCAGACGTTCTGCATCTAAATCGGTGGTCATATCCCCTTCAATCACGGCAATTTTTAACTCATTGCTCAAAGTAGCAAGCGTACGCTCCAGTAGTGCTGTTTTCCCTGCGCCCGGACTACTCATAATGTTGAAACAAATAATTTCCCATTCATCAAAATGCGATCGATTGTGATCAGCCCCTTGCTGATTAGCATGAAGCAAGTTAATTCCTAATGCTGCGTCAAATGTTTGATGCATAAGCATACTCAATTTTGTCAATTTTTAACTCTCTACCTGAACGAATATCCTCCATTGGAGAATTACACTCAGGACATGCATATTGCCAGCCAATTTGCGGTAAATATTCTCGTTGACAACGATGACAAAAGGCAATTAATGGTGTTTCTTTAATTACCAGTTTTACCCCTTCTAAAAAGGTATCGTGCGTTTGCACCTCAAAAGCAAATTGTAAGCTGGCTGGTTCAACACAAGTAAACTTACCAACAATGAGGTGAATTTGAGAGATCTGAGGGCGCTCAGGCTGGGATTCCCACCAATCTTTGACAGTGAAAATGAGCGCTTTGGTCATATCAGTTTCGTGCAAACTTCCCCTCCTTCCTCCCAGGCTCAAACCCAAGACAACACCGACTAATATCAAATCCGATTAATCACTTACTGCATCTATACCTCACCCCGGCTGCGCCACCCCTCTGGTGAACCCGCAACAGAGGGGGAGGGGGTGAAGTTGCGTTCCTCTGCGTTTAAGATCGCCACTTTTTTATGCAATCCCCACACCACACACAAATGCCAATGATAAACTTACCTCCAATCTTCCACTAACTCTGATTGGGCTTCGGAGTGAATATACCCGGGTTTTTCCTTGCGTGGTAATTGACCAGATATGACTAAATGGGCCATTGTGTCGCAAATCACCCGTGTTGCCATTAATGATGTAATGTCACTGATATCGTAAGGAGGCGAAACTTCTACAACTTCCAAACCACAAATAGGTGCTTTTTGGACAATTTTACCTAACATGGAAAGTGCTTCACGTGGTAATAATCCACCCGGTTCAGGCCAGCCTGTTCCAGGCACAAAACCAGCATCAATGCAATCAATATCAAAGCTGATGTAAACGCAGTCAGTACCATCCAAAGCTCGTTCTAAGGCAAAGTTGACTGCTGCATCTAGACCCATCTCTGTAATATCCGTAACTGTGAGGATATTAGTGGCTCTTTCTCGGCAAACTTTTACACCTTGACGCGGTACTTGCCAACCACCAATCCCTAATTGCACAAGGTTCTTTGCAGGAGCATTTTTGATATTTGTTGCATGGAACCAGGGACAGGTATGCATTCTTTCATCAAGGTCTGTTTCCTGGGTATCAACATGGCGATCAAAGTGAATAATTCCGACTTTTTTGTCACCTAAGTGACGACAAACACCTCGCACTGTCGGAAATCCAATAGAGTGATCGCCTCCCATAATGATGGGAAACGCACCAGAACTAAAGATATGGGCAATACCTTTAGAAATCTGGTCAAAAGACTTTTCGTTATTAGCGGGAATGGTAAAAATATCACCCACATCACACAAGGTAATTTGCTCACGCAAATCAACACCTAATTCAAAGTTATAAGGAGTGTATAGTGCGGAAATACGGCGGATTCCTTGGGGACCAAAGCGAGTTCCAGGTCGATAGGTAGTTCCAGAATCGTGTGGTACACCCACGATCGCAACATCATATTCACCGACTTTCCGCACATCTTCTAAATAAGGTGCTTTCAAAAAAGTATTAATTCCAGCAAAGTGGGGAAGTTCACCGCGAGAAAAGGTAGGAATGGAGCGATCGCTGATACTTTCTGCCGCTTCTAAACCAAATTCTAATCCTCGAGAAACTTCCTGCTGCCACCCTGTCAGGGGTAAATTCGCTTCTTTTTCCAGCGCCCGATTCGCTTGTGTTTCCGGTCGTTGGAAATGAGAATTGGCATCATTAAAAGATTGATCTGTCATGTTTCAAAAAATGACATCTAAATGATTATAAGGAAAAACTATAGCCCGGGTAAGTCATAACAGTTCAATTTCTGCTATGTACCTCCCGGGCTTTTTTCCCGCCGTGTGCCAGTTTTTGCGAAACTGGGTGCTTCTCTTGGACCAGTCGTTTAACTTCTAATAATTAAACCGGAACCCTAGAAGCTATATGTTTTTACCCAATTGCTAATAGTTATTTTTGAGGACAGGCTTTTTATACCCAAAGTTTATAGATAGCAATTATTTTCTCACAAAAATGTATTATTAGATACAAAATTTTTTAAAATACTTCTATCAAAGGAATTGAGATATTGTTATTTTTGATAACAATTTATTAAGTGATTTAACTAGTTATAATTGTTATTTCACCTTATGGGGAATCTGATTTATCCTCCCAGAAAGAGGTCAAGGCGATCGCACCTCCGCTAAAACCGAAATATAAGCAATGTTACTGAAGGTGCCAAGCAATGGCAGATAAATCCCAAAAAGATAGAGAAGATAAAAAAACCAATAATACACCCACTTCCGATATAAAAGAAGATAAGCCATCTTTGTTAGAATCAGTTGCCGAAACATTAGGCTGTGTAGCTGGAACCGCAGTCGGGGTCGGAACAGCAGCTGGTAGTACAGCGATTGAAGCTGGTAAAGCAGTTGCAGAAACAGCAGCTGGGGTAGGGGAAGCAGCAGCCAAGCAAGCACACCAACTATTTGAGCAAGCAACTCATACAGCAGGACAAGTAACAGAAAGACTGGGTGAGAACTGGCTGATCCGCAGAGTAGCTGGTGCATTAAATCTTAATTGGCTAGTTGGTGCTAGTGACAATGTTGATTTAGACAAATCCGCAGCATTAGTCAAAAAGCTTCAGCAAGAGCATCCAAATGAATCGCCTAGCCAATTAGCCCACCGGATCATGGTGGATAAGGCAACGAAAGCTGGTGGAATTGGTTTAGCAACAAGTATTTTACCGGGTTTTGCCGCAGCACTACTAGCAATTGATTTAGCAGCTACAACCCAGTTGCAATCAGAAATGATTTATGAGATTGCCGCCGCCTATGGGTTAGATTTAAAAGATCCCAGCCGTAGAGGTGAGGTGTTGGCAATTTTTGGATTAGCTTTAGGTGGTGGTCGTCTGTTGAGAACAGCAGGTTTAGGCTTGTTGCGAAATGTACCTTTTGCAGGTGCAGTCATTGGTGCTAGCTCAAATGCAACAATGATTTATTCTTTGGGGTACGCGGCTTGTCGATTTTATGAAGCCAAGCTAGATGAATCCAAGTCTCTAACTTCTGAAGAAACCTTAGCAGAACTGAAGCAACAAAGCGATCACTATTTAGAAACTGCGATCGCTCAACAAGCAGTTATGGATCAAATCTTAGTTCACATGATCCTAGCCAGACATCCAGACAAGACTTGGGAAGAAATTCTACCAGAGTTAGAAGCTGCAAATCTCAGTCCTGCTTCTTTGGAAGCAATAAGCAAAAATATTAAATCACCCCAGCCTTTAGAACAACTTCTCAATCAACTTAACCGTGATTTTGCGATACCACTGTTAGTTCAAGGTTACAAAATTGCCAAACTAGATGGTGAGATTAAACCAGCAGAACAAAAAGTTATTGATGCGATCGCCACTAAATTTAATATTAGTCCAGAGTCAATAGTCAATGGTCAATAGTCAAAAATTTAGTGAGTGTTTAGTGGTTTTGGGTAAAGGATTTTTTTATTCCTTTAACCTTTTTCCCTTAACCTTTTCCTGACTTCTGCAAGAAGTGTAATACAGTTCAGTTAAGATTATTGGTGTGCTTTTTTGATATGTAGAGACGTTGCAATGCAATCTCTGTGCGAGTTTTTTCGTGAGATAAATTCTCTAATCTGAACTGTATTGAACTATATCTCTTTTTCCCCCTGATACTCTGGGAAATTAAGGGGGTAAATCTAACTTGTGTGTACACGTTAGCCCCGATTTGGGGAGGGTTGGGGAGGGGTCTGATCTATGTGTTGTGTTGCATTCTTTTTTCATATTGGTATAACCTCATCCCGTCCTAGCGGACACCCCTCTGTTGCGGGTTCACCAGAGGGATAGGGGGTGAGGTTTGTTCATGCTTGGTGGTGAAACTTAACACCAACCTACTGTAGGGGAGGGTTTAGCTACAATTCAGGTCGGCAATACTCTTAAAATATCTATAAAAACCCGCCCTTACCAACAACCCATAAAATACGAATTTTACGCAATACTGGTACAAGAACTTTTGCACACAATAAGAAAAATGGAAATTATACCTAGTAATATCCCGATTTTAGAGTGGACTGGAGATGGTCTGGCTGTAGGATTATTTGAAGATAACACAGAGCTAACTGGCGAACTGGCGAGTTTAGATGAGAAATTTGCAGGGTATATAAAAGAACTAATTGCCGAAGAGGAATTTCAGGGAAAAGTCGGTAGCACTGCTGTCACAAGATTAGCCAATGGTAGCCCAGTTCGTAAAATTATTTTGGTAGGTTTAGGAAAACCAGATGCATTGAAATTGGATAGTCTGCGCCGTGCAGCAGCTGCGATCGCTCGCCAAGCCAAAAAGCAAAAATGTAAAACTCTGGGGATTAGTTTACCTGTTTGGAATAACGACCCTGCCCAAACTGCCCAAGCCTTAGCTGAAGGCGTACAATTGGCATTATACCAAGATAATCGCTTTAAATCAGAACCTGAGGATAAAGGGCCACAAGTAGAAACAGTAGAATTACTAGGACTGAGTGGACAAGAAACAGCGATCGCTCGCGCTAAGCAAATTAGTTCTGGGGTAATTTTGGCAAGGCAACTGGTAGCGGCCCCTGCAAACGAAGTCACACCAATTACAATGGCAGAAACCGCAATGGCGATCGCTTCCGAAGCCGGAATGCATATAGAAATTCTGGAACAGGAAGACTGTGAGAAGTTGGGTATGGGTGCGTTTTTGGGAGTCGCCAAAGCATCTGATTTGCCACCAAAATTTATTCACCTCACCTACAAACCAGAAGGTACACCCAAACGCAAGCTAGCAATTATTGGTAAAGGCTTAACCTTTGATTCTGGCGGACTCAACATCAAAGGTGCAGGTAGCGGCATCGAAAATATGAAAATAGATATGGGCGGTGCAGCAGCGACTTTTGGTGCAGCCAAGGCTATTGGTCAACTCAAGCCAGATATAGAAGTTCACTTTATCTCCGCCGTCACCGAGAACATGATTAGCGGTCATGCCATGCACCCTGGCGATATTCTCAAAGCCTCTAACGGTAAAACCATAGAAGTTAATAACACCGATGCAGAAGGACGTTTAACTCTAGCCGATGCTTTGGTGTTTGCTGATAAACTCGGAGTTGATGCGATCGTTGATTTAGCAACTCTCACTGGTGCTTGTGTGATTGCTTTAGGTGATGATATTGCTGGTTTATTTACTCCTGATGATAGTTTGGCTAAAGAGTTAGAAACAGCAGCCCAGAGTGCAGGCGAAAAAATTTGGCGACTGCCAATGGAAGAAAAGTATTTTGAGGGAATGAAGTCTGGAATTGCGGACATGAAAAACACAGGCCCTCGTCCTGGTGGTTCGATCACTGCTGCTTTGTTCTTAAAACAATTCGTCAAAGATACTGCGGCTTGGGCACACTTAGATGTCGCTGGGCCTGTTTGGACAGATAAAGAAAACGGCTATAACGGGCCTGGCGCGACTGGCTTTGGTGTTCGCACCCTTGTAAATTGGGTGTTAAGTTATTCGTAAATCAACCATCCTTTTTAGAGAATGGTATTATACCTAAGCATCTGATTGCAGAAGGCTGAAGGGTCGATTAGCTGGGGATTGGAACCCCAACCAATCGTAGACACCGTTGAGACGGTGGGGTTTTAGACCCCTGTGGCGATCGCTAAAAGGCTTGACCGAAGAAAGGCAGAGGGCAGAGGGCAGAAGGCAGCTATGTAAGAGATTCAAGGGTGTGCCTGATGCCACAAGGGTCACAAGCCCCTAAATTCATTTATGAAAAAATAAGAAAATATGTATTTCGAGACGCAAAGCGCAAGAAATACTACGTCCTTGCTAAATCCCTTAAATTTATTTATAGAGATTCCTTCTGCATAGCTGCCTACCTACGGAAGCCGCTCCGCGTCTACGTACTTTTGCCTTCTAAAAAAAGATATAATTTATACCTTCTGCCTTCTGCCTTTTTTTGTCATACCAATCGGGAACTGGAGTAAGCGTTGTGGGAGGAAGTAAGTATCAGCCACTTTTAGAATATCCTTAAAGAAGTGATTGCTCTGAAATCACCCTTTCTTTCACAGAAATTGAACAATTGATTAATAACACCCTACCCAACTCAGGCAGAAAAGAACGTCGCTGGTGGGGAAATCGCATCACAGGCTTGCCCCAAGCCTCAGCTTGGATGAAGGCAGGGTACGTAAGTAGAACTTAACCTAGAAGCAGAAACTGTCAAATAGAATCATGAGGGTGGATGGAAAAATACTCTAAAGAATCTTCGTTTCATTGTCCAACCACTCTTTCTAATTTGGTTGATTTATCCCTAGTTAGATATTTTTCCCAATTCTGATTTATTGCTGAGATTCAATCACTTAATTTGTGCAATGAATCAATTGAAACCTTTTTATGCTTCTGGATAATTTCATTGATTTCCTACTTGTTTAATTCGGAAAGAGACAAAAAAGAGTTACAGCAGATTTCAAGTTTGTGAGTACACAATACCCTACCCGCGCTATCGCGCACCCTCCCCGCTTGTGGGGAGGGTTAGGGAGAGATGTACTCTATTTAATTGCAAAATGCTGTAAATTGTTGATCTGGGAAATCCCGTTATCTAGACAGCAGCAAAGTAAACTTTGGACTTGACAGGGTCGGGAATCATTGTCTGATCCCCAGGCTGCCAACCAGCAGGACAAACTTCATCCGGGTGAGATTGTACGTACTGAATAGCTTGTAGTGTCCGCAGAGTTTCATCTACGTTACGACCGAAGGCGAGGTTGTTGATGGTCGCGTGTTGAATAACACCATCTTTGTCAATAATGAACAGACCACGCAAAGCTATGCCAGCTGCTGGATCTAGGACGTTGTAAGCAGTGCTAATCTCTTTCTTAATGTCGGACACAAGGGGATAGTTAAGATCACCAACACCTCCAGACTTGCGATCGGTCTGAATCCATGCTAGGTGTGAAAATTCGCTATCAACGGACACACCGAGGATTTCTGTGTTAATCTTTTTAAATTCTTCGTAGCGATCGCTAAAAGCTATGATTTCTGTTGGACAAACAAAGGTAAAGTCTAGGGGATAGAAAAACAAAACTACATACTTACCGCGATAGTCGGAAAGTTTTATTGTTTTAAATTCTTGATCCACCACAGCAGTTGCTGTAAAGTCAGGAGCTGATTGACCAACACGGAGGCATCCTTCTGTAGACATATACTAATTCTCCTTGGAAATTATTTTCGTCTAGTAGTCCGCCAAAGTTTTTTTGGCGGATGGGAAAAGAACATTGGTAATGAGGATTTTTACCCTCTAACCTTTAGCCTTTACCCGACCAATACCCTAAATTTTGGGTTGGCTAAGTACTAGCTGCCCGCTCATTTTAGGTGTACAGGTAATACTTACCTGTCTACGTCCTGACAGCTTAATTACGAACTGTTACAACTATATCATACTCATAACGATTTTGAGTAGCAAATGGCCGATTTAGATACAAGAGAATGGTTGCTCACAAATGGCTTGGGAAGTTTTGCCAGTGGTACGGTTTCTGATGTCCGCACTCGTACTTATCATGGTTGGTTATTTGCTGTGACTAACTCGCCTTATAGACGCACCCTACTGTTTTCGCATCTCGAAGCTAGCCTGGAACTACCAAAGCAAGTTATAGCATTGGGGACAAATTTTTGGGGTAGTGGTCAGATTGATCCAACAGGTTACGAACTGCTACGTCATTTTGATATTAATCCAGTTCCCAAATGGGTGTGGGGTGAAGATGACTGGCAATTAACAAGACAGTTGGTGATGCCCCACGGTTGGGGAGAAGATAGGGAGGTGGGGAGATGGGGCGATGGGGAGAAAAACTTTACCCCATCTTGTAATCGCCTTTTAATTCAATATCGTTATGAAGGTAAGGATGAGGGCATTTTGAGATTGCGACTGTTGATCGCTGAGCGCGATTTTCACGACCAGCAAAAAGCCACTCCACAGTTACAGTTCTCACAATTATTAGGTCAGGAACAAGTCTGTTTGCAAGGGATAAATTCAGGAGTGTTTGGCACACCTTGGCACTTGCGTTGGACACGAGGTAATTATCAACCAGACGGATTTTGGTATTGGAATTACCATTTACCAGAAGAGACACGGCGAGGATTGAGCGATCGCGAAGATCTTTACAGTCCTGGTTATTTAACAGTTACGCTTTTACCAGGAGATGTGGTCACTCTAGAAGCCAAGGTGGGTTTTCCCGATCTTTTACAAAGCCCCCTCACTGACGATACCTTTGTAGAAGTTGTGGAGGCAGAACAAGAACGACTCTCTTTAATTTTTGGATGGGAACAGGAAGAAATGGAGAGATTGGGAGATTGGGAACTCAGGGCCCCCACTCCCCAAAGGGAGTGGGGATTAGAGGCAATGGGAAGGTGGGGAGAAAAAAGCACCCCATCATCTTTCCCTATTTGGCAGCAATTACTAAGGGCAAGCGATCAGTTTGTTGTTTCCCGCTTCTGTACTGCTGAACCGACTGTAATAGCTGGCTATCATTGGTTTAATGACAGGGGACGTGATACTTTGATAGCTTTACCAGGTTTAGCGTTGCGGACTCAACGGTTTGACTTAGCAAAAGAAGTTTTACAGAGTCTTGGACGTTACTGTCGCCACGGTTTGATCCCCAATATATTTCCTAGTCTAGAAAATGAACCGATTTACAATAGCATTGATACGGCTCTGTGGTGGATTGAAACTTTAGGACTATACCTAGAAGCGACACAAGACTGGTTGTTTTTAGCAGAACAATACTCAGTG
Above is a genomic segment from Fischerella sp. JS2 containing:
- a CDS encoding amylo-alpha-1,6-glucosidase gives rise to the protein MADLDTREWLLTNGLGSFASGTVSDVRTRTYHGWLFAVTNSPYRRTLLFSHLEASLELPKQVIALGTNFWGSGQIDPTGYELLRHFDINPVPKWVWGEDDWQLTRQLVMPHGWGEDREVGRWGDGEKNFTPSCNRLLIQYRYEGKDEGILRLRLLIAERDFHDQQKATPQLQFSQLLGQEQVCLQGINSGVFGTPWHLRWTRGNYQPDGFWYWNYHLPEETRRGLSDREDLYSPGYLTVTLLPGDVVTLEAKVGFPDLLQSPLTDDTFVEVVEAEQERLSLIFGWEQEEMERLGDWELRAPTPQREWGLEAMGRWGEKSTPSSFPIWQQLLRASDQFVVSRFCTAEPTVIAGYHWFNDRGRDTLIALPGLALRTQRFDLAKEVLQSLGRYCRHGLIPNIFPSLENEPIYNSIDTALWWIETLGLYLEATQDWLFLAEQYSVIQQIYKAFIGGTRYNIQVDSTDGLIGWDARGVALTWMDAVVDGQPVTPRRGKPVEINALWYSALCWASRWAEILSEQEVVAEPSRFAKQARRYSQQAQQVKDSLQQFWNSQLGYLYDTIEPDDHRNSQVRPNAVIALSLSHCAFSIQQGRQILQLATKRLLTPYGLRTLDPGDPEYYGKYMGNPQQRDRSYHQGTVWCWLIGPFIRAWKRFYATEPLPLDWQPLLEHFLADGCLGSISEIFDGDEPHIPRGVIAQAWSVAEVLRQLGN
- the hypA gene encoding hydrogenase maturation nickel metallochaperone HypA, translated to MHETDMTKALIFTVKDWWESQPERPQISQIHLIVGKFTCVEPASLQFAFEVQTHDTFLEGVKLVIKETPLIAFCHRCQREYLPQIGWQYACPECNSPMEDIRSGRELKIDKIEYAYASNI
- a CDS encoding leucyl aminopeptidase translates to MEIIPSNIPILEWTGDGLAVGLFEDNTELTGELASLDEKFAGYIKELIAEEEFQGKVGSTAVTRLANGSPVRKIILVGLGKPDALKLDSLRRAAAAIARQAKKQKCKTLGISLPVWNNDPAQTAQALAEGVQLALYQDNRFKSEPEDKGPQVETVELLGLSGQETAIARAKQISSGVILARQLVAAPANEVTPITMAETAMAIASEAGMHIEILEQEDCEKLGMGAFLGVAKASDLPPKFIHLTYKPEGTPKRKLAIIGKGLTFDSGGLNIKGAGSGIENMKIDMGGAAATFGAAKAIGQLKPDIEVHFISAVTENMISGHAMHPGDILKASNGKTIEVNNTDAEGRLTLADALVFADKLGVDAIVDLATLTGACVIALGDDIAGLFTPDDSLAKELETAAQSAGEKIWRLPMEEKYFEGMKSGIADMKNTGPRPGGSITAALFLKQFVKDTAAWAHLDVAGPVWTDKENGYNGPGATGFGVRTLVNWVLSYS
- a CDS encoding EcsC family protein, whose amino-acid sequence is MADKSQKDREDKKTNNTPTSDIKEDKPSLLESVAETLGCVAGTAVGVGTAAGSTAIEAGKAVAETAAGVGEAAAKQAHQLFEQATHTAGQVTERLGENWLIRRVAGALNLNWLVGASDNVDLDKSAALVKKLQQEHPNESPSQLAHRIMVDKATKAGGIGLATSILPGFAAALLAIDLAATTQLQSEMIYEIAAAYGLDLKDPSRRGEVLAIFGLALGGGRLLRTAGLGLLRNVPFAGAVIGASSNATMIYSLGYAACRFYEAKLDESKSLTSEETLAELKQQSDHYLETAIAQQAVMDQILVHMILARHPDKTWEEILPELEAANLSPASLEAISKNIKSPQPLEQLLNQLNRDFAIPLLVQGYKIAKLDGEIKPAEQKVIDAIATKFNISPESIVNGQ
- a CDS encoding peroxiredoxin, which gives rise to MSTEGCLRVGQSAPDFTATAVVDQEFKTIKLSDYRGKYVVLFFYPLDFTFVCPTEIIAFSDRYEEFKKINTEILGVSVDSEFSHLAWIQTDRKSGGVGDLNYPLVSDIKKEISTAYNVLDPAAGIALRGLFIIDKDGVIQHATINNLAFGRNVDETLRTLQAIQYVQSHPDEVCPAGWQPGDQTMIPDPVKSKVYFAAV
- the speB gene encoding agmatinase; this translates as MTDQSFNDANSHFQRPETQANRALEKEANLPLTGWQQEVSRGLEFGLEAAESISDRSIPTFSRGELPHFAGINTFLKAPYLEDVRKVGEYDVAIVGVPHDSGTTYRPGTRFGPQGIRRISALYTPYNFELGVDLREQITLCDVGDIFTIPANNEKSFDQISKGIAHIFSSGAFPIIMGGDHSIGFPTVRGVCRHLGDKKVGIIHFDRHVDTQETDLDERMHTCPWFHATNIKNAPAKNLVQLGIGGWQVPRQGVKVCRERATNILTVTDITEMGLDAAVNFALERALDGTDCVYISFDIDCIDAGFVPGTGWPEPGGLLPREALSMLGKIVQKAPICGLEVVEVSPPYDISDITSLMATRVICDTMAHLVISGQLPRKEKPGYIHSEAQSELVEDWR
- the hypB gene encoding hydrogenase nickel incorporation protein HypB; this encodes MHQTFDAALGINLLHANQQGADHNRSHFDEWEIICFNIMSSPGAGKTALLERTLATLSNELKIAVIEGDMTTDLDAERLRKYGVPVIAINTGRSCHLDSKMVAGGIHRLQHEYNPDDFDLVLVENVGNLVCPAEFEVGEHAKVALLSVTEGEDKPLKYPIMFQEADCLLITKIDLAPYLDIDISCIAANVRQMNPDVTIIPVSAKTGEGLEVWFDWVRQFKSLNYPLSS